A genomic region of Pelodiscus sinensis isolate JC-2024 chromosome 1, ASM4963464v1, whole genome shotgun sequence contains the following coding sequences:
- the LOC102444702 gene encoding olfactory receptor 52P1-like → MTALNLTPSGPSTFILVGIPGLEAAHAWISIPLATCYMIGLLGNFTLLFVVGKGQTLHKPMYVLICMLAFTDIATSTSVMPKALCIFWFNLKEITLGGCLTQTFFLHAVSVMQSAVLMTMAFDRYVAICNPLRYTTILTNARIAKLGLVGLTRAVLFMLPLPLLLSRLPFCANRLIPHTYCEHMAVAKISCGDTTVNRVYGLAIAIVILGFDLMLVALSYGLIARAILRISSKEAHQKALNTCTAHICVMLLSCSLFLFSTITHRFGQGISPHIHIILAILHFLVPPMLNPIIYGVKTKELRGEVGKYICRM, encoded by the coding sequence ATGACAGCTCTTAATCTTACTCCTTCTGGCCCGTCAACATTCATCCTCGTGGGAATCCCTGGCCTGGAAGCTGCTCACGCCTGGATTTCCATCCCTTTAGCTACATGCTACATGATTGGCCTGTTGGGAAATTTCACTCTTCTGTTTGTGGTAGGAAAAGGGCAGACCCTGCACAAGCCGATGTACGTGCTAATTTGCATGTTGGCGTTCACTGACATCGCCACATCTACCTCCGTTATGCCAAAGGCCTTAtgtatattttggttcaatttgaaAGAAATTACTCTGGGGGGCTGCCTCACCCAAACCTTCTTCCTTCATGCAGTTTCTGTGATGCAGTCAGCTGTTCTCATGACTATGGCCTTCGATCGCTACGTCGCCATATGTAACCCTCTGAGATACACCACCATTCTCACCAACGCCCGCATTGCTAAGCTAGGGCTGGTGGGTTTGACAAGAGCTGTTCTCTTCATGCTGCCCCTACCCCTGCTCCTGAGCAGGCTGCCGTTCTGTGCCAACCGCCTTATCCCCCACACGTACTGCGAGCACATGGCAGTGGCGAAGATCTCCTGCGGGGACACCACAGTGAACAGGGTGTATGGCTTGGCAATAGCAATTGTAATCTTAGGATTTGACCTCATGCTCGTTGCCTTGTCGTATGGTCTGATCGCCAGGGCCATCCTCAGAATCTCCTCCAAGGaagcccaccagaaagccctcaacacctgcacCGCCCACATCTGTGTGATGCTCTTATCTTGTAGTTTGTTCCTCTTCTCCACCATCACGCATCGCTTCGGTCAGGGCATCTCTCCCCACATTCACATCATCTTGGCCATCCTCCACTTCCTCGTCCCTCCCATGCTCAATCCTATCATCTATGGGGTTAAAACCAAAGAGCTTCGTGGTGAAGTGGGCAAATACATCTGCCGAATGTGA